In Bifidobacterium scardovii JCM 12489 = DSM 13734, the genomic stretch ACAATGCGCGGGTTGCCGAGCCCGCTTACCAGGTCGTGCATGATATGGGCATGGAGAAGGAGGTCGAATGGTGCGGGCTGCCCGAAGGCATGCAGGTTATCCGCGATCTGAGCCCCGAGGCGATCATATGGCTTGCATGGGAGAGCGGCCGACTGCCGCAGGAATCGGATCTGCAAGCCATGAAGCCGCAGGTCATCAATCTGCCGTATATCATCGTCGGTCCGCGGCTTGTCGGGCGCGCTCATGAACTTGGGCTCAACGTTCATTGTTGGACCGTCGATGAGCCGGTCTTCGCCGAGTATCTTGCCGGCATTGGTGCAGACGGCATCACATCCAACCGTATGGGTGCGATTCGTGCCGCGGCACTCAAAGCCGCCGACGGCCCCCGTACCGATGAGGTTGACGAACTTCGGGCGCTGTATACGGCACGGCATATTGCGCAGGCGGCAGTCGCGCTGATTCGTGAATCCGGAAGCGAATACCGTACCAATATACATGGCAAAGCCACTCCCGCTGACCTTGTCACCGATCTTGACGGACTCATCGAATGTCAGGTGCGCGATGCCTTGGCTGCGCAATTTCCCGACATTCCCGTCGTCGGGGAGGAAATGGGTGGCAAGGAACCTGATAGCGGGTGGTGCTGGTTCGTCGATCCGCTCGACGGTACCATCAACTTCGCCAACGCAGTGCCGTGGTTCAGCTTTTCGCTCGCACTCGTATGCAATGGCGAGCCTGTAGTCGGAGCGACCATCGATCCAGCCGGTTGGCGCGTCGTTACCTCATGGCGAGGCCACGGCGTTTGGATCGATGACAGGCAATGGGAACTGCCGGAGCGGACCGTCGACGAGCGGGATCCCATCAGCGGAACCATTGTTTCCGTTGAGCTCCTGAACAATGTCGCATGGCCGTGCCTGCCGCATATGTTCACAGAACTCTCCGATCGCTTCTGTATGCTGCGCATTCCCGGGACCGGAACCAGCACGGTCGCCGGGGTCGCCTTGGGACGCGGCGTAGCCAGCCTGATCGGTCGATTCGGTCCAGTGGACCACTATGCCGCAATCCTCCATGTGCATGAAGTCGGAGGCGTCGTCATGGATGAATATGGTCGGGAGACCATGAACCCGAGGGGGCAGGGCTTCTTCGTCGCCCGTGACCATGAAGTCGCCGGCATCATCGCGCACATGTGGCATCGGGCACGGACGGAGCTTGAAGAACAGCGGTGACAAGAGCGTTTCGCGAAATCCTCCCAGGCGCGCGAATCGTGCAAGAAGGCCGTTGGACGCCTTGGAAGTTAGGGCATTCAACGGCCTTCGGATGCTTACCGCCCGTCGCCCGTCTGCCGCCTACTGGATATCGGAGATGGGCTTGCCGAGTTCGCCCCGTATGCGTGCGGTGCATGAGATGATCGCGGCGGCGATTGTGAACACCCAGATGACCGCGAATCCGACGGCCACGTTCGAGGAGAGCACCACGCCGACGAGCAGGGGCACGAATACCTCCAGCACACTGATGATGGTCTGGGAGATGCCCGTCGCGTAGCCGATGAACCTCTTGGGCGGAATGATGGCGAGCAGCGAGCCCGTGGACTGCTTGTTCATGAACTCGCCCAGAGTCTCCAGCACAGCCGCCGCAAGCAACGCCTTGGTGTGTTCGCTGCCGGTCCCATAGTCGATGCGTGAAACGTGATTGACGGCAGATGACGCCCGCCTGCGCGTCCGGGCCGAACATCCGCCAGCCGCGCTCCCTGAGCAGCCCGATGAGTGTTTCGGACGTATCGGGAAGGAACGGAAACGCCATCGACCTGGCGCCCAGCGAATGTGCCTGAACTTCCGCGGCGTCGAGCAGCCGTTCCAGCATGGCGGGCTTGTCCGCGACCTTGTCCGACAAGAGCACGGCGCTGTTGCCCATATGCCGGCCTCCCAACACCAGCGACGGCAGCAGGTCGGCGGCAAGATCGTCATGCAGGCCGACCATGGCCGCCGCCTTGGCGTCGCCCATCTCGTTCGCGGCCCGCACCACCATGCGATCGGGACGGCCCAGGACCCATACCGAGCGATCGGTGGCCAACGCGCACGGCAAGCCAGCAACCCATGCGCCGGACCCGTCCACATCGACCAGGTACCGCATCTCCGTGGCAGCGTTGCGTTCCTGCAACGCCAATCCCACCGTGCCCAACGCGATATCCGGCAACATCGGCATGATGCCATTCCATGTGCCCACGTCCAATTCAGACGCACGCTCGTACGTCTCGATCACTGCTTTCCCCTCCCGCACCGGCAGATTCACGATAGTGGAAACCGCATAACAAAATCCCCTCTCGGGAAAGAACCCGAGAGGGGATTTATCTCAATTCAGCTGCCTTGTGGCTGCCTCATGAGTATGGATCGCTGGAATTCCAACGATCTCAGCGCTCTGCAACTCAGATGTGGAAGTACAGCTCGTACTCCAGCGGGGTCGGGGCCAGACGGGCCTGATCGATCTCGCCGCGCTTGATGTCGATCCAGGTCTCGATCAGATCCTCAGTGAACACGTCACCGGCGGTCAGGAAGTCGTGGTCGGCTTCGAGCGCGTCCATGGCCTCGGCCAGGGAGCTCGGCACCTGCTTGATGCCGGCGTGCTCTTCCGGAGGCAGCTCGTAGAGGTCCTTGTCGACCGGCTCCGGGGGCTCGATGTGGTTGAGGATGCCATCGAGGCCGGCCATGAGCTGGGCGGAGAAGGCCAAGAACGGGTTGCAGGACGGATCCGGGGCGCGGAACTCGATGCGCTTCGCGGCCGGGGAGGTGCCGGCCAGCGGGATGCGGATGGCTGCGGAACGGTTACGGGCGGAGTAGACCAGGTTGACCGGCGCCTCGAAGCCCGGAACCAGGCGGTGGTAGGAGTTCAGCGACGGGTTGGTGAAGGCCAGCACGGAGGAGGAGTGCTTGATCAGGCCACCGATGTACCAGCGGGCCAGATCGGACAGGCCGCCGTAGTTCTTCTCATCGTAGAACAGCGGCTTGCCGTCTTTCCACAGGGACTGGTGGCAGTGCATGCCGGTGCCGTTGTCGCCCGCGAGCGGCTTCGGCATGAAGGTCGCGGCCTTGCCGGCCAGAGCGGCGGTCTCGTGCACGACGTACTTGTACTTCATCAGGTCGTCGCCCGCGTGCTGCAGGGAGTTGAAGCGGTAGTTGATCTCCTGCTGGCCGGCGCCGGCCACCTCGTGGTGCGAACGCTCGAGGATCAGGCCGACCTTCTGCAGGTTGGCGACCATGTCGTCGCGCAGATCCTGGGTGTGGTCGATCGGCGGAACCGGGAAGTAGCCGCGCTTGACGCGGTTCTTGAACGCGATGTTCGGGGTGCCGTCCTCCTCGGTGTCCAAGCCGGTGTTCCACGGGGCCTCGATGGAGTCGACCTCGTAGAAGGAGCGCTGCATCGAGTTCTCGTAGCGCACCTTGTCGAAGATGAAGAACTCGGCCTCAGGAGCGAAGGAGGCGGTGTCGGCGATGCCGGTCGCCTTCAGGTAGGCCTCGGCCTTGCCGGCGACCTGGCGCGGATCGCGCGAGTACGGCTCGTCGGTCAGCGGGTCGACGATGGAGAAGGCCACGTCGAGGGTCTTGTGCTTGCGGAACGGATCGACGAAGGCGGTCTCGATGTCCGGGACCAGCTTCATGTCGGATTCGTTGATGGCCTGGAAGCCTTCGACCGAGGAGCCGTCGAACGGCATGCCCTCATCGAACGCATCCTTGAGGAATTCGCTCGCCGGCACGGTGAAGTGCTGCTGAACGCCGATCAGATCGGTGAAGCGAACGGAGACATACTCGATGCCTTCCTTGTTGATAAGGGCCTCGGCGTCAGCCTTGGTTTCAAGTGCAGTCACGGGACCGCTCCTTTCGTGAAGTAACTTACAGGCTATAAGTCTAGAAAGGAGCATTTCGCAGGCTCGACGGTTCGGTTACGAACATGTTTCGGATTGTTGCACGGCATGCGCGTTACGGCGGAATGACGCGGGATGCCGGGTTTGGCGGAGCATGAAAAAACCCGCCGGACCGAAGGGGCTGGCGGGTTGGAACGGGTGGAACGGCCTTCCGGGGCGGTCATCGACCGCGCATCGCGCGGCGGCTGACGTGCTGCGGGCGGTTCGGATCCACGCCCTTGGGGATGCCGTAGCCGGCCTTGGTCTGCAGCGTGCGCAGGCGCGCGTTGAGCGTGTCCAGCTCCTCCTTGGTGAGCATGAAACGGCGGCGCGGGTGGATCTTGGCCACCAGCGCGTTCTTGTGGTCGGTCGGCATATAGGCCTTCTGCTTCATCACGGTCTTGCGCAGGTCCTTGAGGCGGACCTGCTTGTCACCGGTGCCCACGAAGATGCGGTAGACCGGGATCCGGGAGCCGGCGGTGACGCCCTTGATGCTCTGCTCCTGGCGTTCCATCGCACGGGCGACGCGGCCGTACTCGCCCTCGCCCAGCAGGTAGATGCCGTTGTAGCCGGTGCCGCGCCAGATGGCGTCCTTGGTGCGCGGGTCGATCCACACGGGCTGCTCGGGGAAGTTGAAGCCGGCCTTGTTGATGTTGCCGAGCACGCTGACCGAGGCGCCCGGGCGGCCCTCCAGCTGCTTGTAGCCGACGGCGTCGGCGCGGCGGGTGAGCACCATCGTGGCGAACAGCAGGCCGAGCATGATGGCGGTGATCATGATGAAGATCCACGTCAGCCACGTCCACTTGAGCACGATCCCCAGGATGACGAACACCACGATCGGCGCAAGCCCGGCCCCGGCCAGCAGCCACGGCAGCTGCTTGTCCTCCTTGGACGTGTACTTGTAGATCTGGATGACCTGCTTGATCGTGCTCTGCTTCTTTGGCTTCGCTTCCTTTGCAGCCATGTATTTCCTCACTTGCCTAGGGATGGACACACTATTTCACTACTCTACCAGCAAGGCGGGTCCGCCATGCGGTTTGAGGGAGCCATGCCGGCGGGGCGCGCATGATCCGCCGCCAGCACCGCCGGCAGGCGCCGTTCGCCGTGTGTTCATCGTCGCGTATTCCTCATCGCGTATTCAGCGGGCGGCCGTCGGCCTTGAGCAGCGTCTCGCCGAGCGCTTCGCTGAAGGTCGGATGAGGGTGGATCAGCCTCGCGGCGTCGTGCAGCGGCACGCGGTTGCCGATGAGCTGCTCGGCCTCGGCGATCAGGTCGGACGCGATCGGGCCGATGATGTGCGCGCCCAGCACGACCGGCGTATCCGGATCGGCCACGCTCGCCCCGGACACCAGCGAAATGGATCCGCCGGATCCGCTCATCAGCATGCGCGCATTGCCCATCATCGGGTACACCGTCTCGCTCACCTCGACCAGATCGTCGCGCGCCGAGGCCTGGTCGAGCGTCAGGCCGACGCACGCCGCCTCGGGGGAGGAGAACACGACCTGCGGGATGGTCGCGTCGTCCACCGGCTTCGGGTCGAGACCGGCGATGGCCTCGGCGACGGTGATGCCCTGCTCGAACGCGCGGTGGGCGAGCGCATGGCCCGGCGTGACGTCGCCGAGCGCCCAGATGCCCGGAACGCTTGTGCGGCCCAGCTGGTCGGTGACGATCAGGCCGTGGTCGTCGCGCGCGATGCCGGACGAGGAGAACCAGCCGGCATCGGTGATCGGGTCGCGGCCGATCGCGGCCAGCACGATCTGCCCGTACACGGTGTGGTCTCCGTCCTCGCCGTCGCGCGTGTAGTGCACGGTCGCGCCGAGGTTGGCTCCGGTGTCGACCTGCGTGACATGGGTGCGGGTCACGATGGTCAGGCCGTGCCGTTTGAGCTCGCGGGTCAGCGTCGTCGCCGCCCGGCGGTCCCATCCCGACAGCACGCGGTCCTTGCGGATCAGCAGCGTCGTCTCGCATCCGGCGGCCTGCCACATCGACGCGAACTCCAATGCGACGGCCCCGGCGCCGATGATGACGGCGCTGGCGGGGAACTCGTCCAGCGACAGCGCGGTCGTCGAATCGATGAGCGCGCCGCGGAACGGGATGCCCGGCAGCGGGCGCGGGCGCGACCCGGTGGCGATCACGACGTCGCCGGCCTCGATTGTCACATCGCCGTCGAGCGGCTCGGGCACGCCGGCCTTAAGGTAGCGCTCGACCTGCGCCGAGCCGGGCGACGGGCTGACCGTGACCGAGCCTGGCGCCACGGCGCTCGCCTCGCCGTGGTAGACGGCGACGCCGCGGTGCGCGAGCAGCCCGGCCAGCCCCTTGGTCATGGTGTCGACCACGCGCAGCCGATAGTCGCGCAGCGTGCCGAAGTCGATGCCGTTGACGGAGGCGTTGACGCCGAGCTCGGCCGCGCGGTGCACGGTGTCGATGGTGTGCGTGGCGGTGATCAGCGCCTTCGAGGGAATGCATCCGCGGTTCAGGCAGGTGCCGCCGAGCGTGCCGTCCCGTTCGATCAGCGCCACCTTCCTGCCGAGCTCCGCCGCGCGCAGTGCGGTCGAATAGCCGCCGGGACCCGCGCCGATGATCGCGATATCGTATTGTTCGCTCATACCATGCCTCCTTGCTGCAGACGATCCAATACTATTACGGCCGTTGCGACCGATCCTGAAAGGCCGGCCCGCATACGCGAACAGGCCAGCCCGAAGGCTGACCTGTTCGATCGATGTCCCTACCGGAACGCCGCCTGGGCGGACGCCGGACACGGCCCGTGCTCAGGCCATGGATTTCGCTGGAGGCTCACTCCGGCCAGTTGCCGCGCTTGGGGGAGCGGGGCTTGGGCAGGCGCCAGCGGCGCACCTGGATCGCGCGGCTCCAGGCGTAGGACCCGGAACGCGAACCCTTGGAAACCGAGGCCTCGCCGAACTTGTCGATGAGCTTCTTCTTCAGCCCGCGCCACATGATGGCCACGTCGATGATCACCGCGAACAGATAGACGTACATGAGGATCATCATCGGCAGCGAGAGCGCCGGATAGACGGTGGTGACCAGCATCGACCCGATCAGGATGACGAAGGCCACGGGGATGAAGAACTCGCCGAGGTTGAAGCGGGCGTCCACGTAGTCGCGGATGTACACGCGCCACGGCAGGCGCTCGGCCTTCGGCATGTGGTTGATGTCGCCGGTGCGCATCGCCTCGTACTCGGCGTCCTCCTTGGCGCGCAGGCGCTCCTTGGCGGCCTTGGCGCTGGCCTTGCGGTCGGCGGGCACGAGCGGGCGTATGTTCTGCGCCTGGGCCTGCTTCATCTTCGGGGTCGGGCGGCCCTTGCCCTGGGTCGGCGCGGGCTTGGCGGCTTCTTCGACCGGCTCCTGAGCCTTGTCTTTCTTAAACGGATTCCATGTCATGATTGCCCAGATTACGGTGACGCATAGACGCTGCAATGCCAAGCCCCGCAAGCCCGGGCGCGGCATGGCGCGTGCGGCGTCCGAATATTGGACGGAACGGATACAATGGCTGCTGGCAATACCGTCGCCGGCAGAGCGCCGGCGCATACACCGGTGCGCGTGCCCCGCACGCGCACGCATAGAAGGAGCATCATGGCCGAACTTACCGCCGATGAGATCCGTTCCCGCGTCGAGAAGGACTGGCAGCGCATCGTTGACCTGCTGGGCCGCAAGATCGCGCTCAGGTCGGTGTCCGCCGAGGGCATCACCGCCGGGCATATGAAGCGGTCCGCGCAGTTCGTGGCCGAGGAACTGGCCAAGGTCGGCGTCGACACGAAGGTCGTCCAGTCGCACAATCCGGACGGCACGCCCGGCGCGTGGGAGGTCATCGGATCCGGGATCGTGGATCCGGACGCGCCGACCGTGCTGCTGTACGCGCACCACGACGTGCAGCCGGTGCCCGACCCGGCCGCATGGGACACTGACCCGTTCGTCGCCACCGAGATCGACACCCGCCTGTACGGTCGTGGCGCCGCCGACGACGGCGGCGGCATCGCGATCCACTCCGGCGCGCTCGCGGCGCTCGGCGACGATCTCAAGGTGAACGTCAAGGTGTTCATCGAGGGCGAGGAGGAGATGGGCTCGCCCAGCTTCATCCCGTTCATCGAGGAGCACCGCGACGAATTCGACTCCGACGTGATCGTCGTCGCCGATTCGGGCAACTGGTCCGCCGACATCCCGTCGCTGACCACGTCGCTCAGGGGCAACACCTGCGTGGACGTGACCGTCAAGGTGCTCGAGCACCCGGTGCACTCCGGCCAGTACGGCGGCCCGATCCTCGACGCCAACACGCTCGCCGCGATGCTGATCGCCTCGATGTACGACGCCAACGGCGACCTCGCCGTGCCGGGTCTCGCCGCGCAGGAGCCGGTCGGCGGCCTGCAGCGCGATCTGGACGAGGGCTCCGTGCGCGAGGACGCCGGCATCGTCGATGGGTACCGCCTCGCCGGCACCGGTTCGATCGCCTCGCGCCTGTGGACCAAGCCGAGCGCGACCGTGATCGGATTCGACGCGCATCCGGTCGAAGGCTCGTTCAACGTGATCAGCCCCGAGACCACGTTCCGCCTGTCCCTGCGCATCGCCCCGGGCCAGCGCCCCGAGGAGGCGCAGGCCGCGCTCGTCGACTTCCTCAAGTCGCACGCGCCGTTCGGCGCCGAAGTGAGCGTCGACGCGGGCGACGGCGGCATGGGCTGGGCGATGGATCCGAACGCCGTGGCCACCAAGGACGCGCTCGAGGCGATGGAGGAGGCCTTCGGCGTCGCCCCGATCAACAAGGGCGAGGGCGGGTCCATCCCGTTCATCCCCGAGCTGCAGCGCATCTTCCCCGAGGCGCAGGTGCTGGTCACCGGGCCCGAGGACCCGAAGGCCAACGCCCACAGCCCCAACGAGTCCATCAGCCTGCCGGGCCTGAAGAACAACGTGATCACCGAGGCCCTGCTGCTGGCCAAGCTCGGCAAGTGACCCGTCGGTGACATGCACCCCGTCCGCCGGTTTTCCCGGTGCGGCGGGGTGTTGTGCTGTCCGGGCCTGGTGCGCCCGGCACCCTCGCGGCGTTGAAAGTGTCCGAGAACCATGTTGTTACCCAGACGTTTTCTACGCGGATTGGGTGTGTGGCGTAGATAGTGTCCGAGAACCGGTGTGTTACCCAGACGTTTTCTACGCGAATTGGGTGTGTGGCGTTGAAAGTGTCCGAGAATCATGTTGTTACTCAACCGTTTTCTACGCCAAATGGCTGTGTGGCGTAGATAGTGTCCGAGAACCATGGTGTTACCCAACCATTCGCTGCGCCGGGAGCTCCGCTGACCGGGAAAATGACCGCGCTCGGGAAAAAGTTCCGGGGGTGGGTTACACTCAAGGCGTTGACACGGGGGCTTCGGCCGGGCAATGGGCTCGGGCGTGGCTGAGATGAGGGTTTCCTCGACCGATTGAACGTGAATCCGGGTAATGCCGGCGCACGGACGTCGCTCTTTTCCCGTGCCTTGTTTGCCGCACCGAAATCCGGTGCGCACAGAGGAAAGGCACATATCATGTCTGCAACTGCAGCTGTCAAACATTCCAACAAGTGGCGCGTCGTCGATATCGTCGTCGCGGCCATCGTCGCGGTCGCGGCCGGCGTCATCTTCTGGGCATGGGACATCGTGTGCGCGGTGCCGATGGCGGTGCTCAAGAGCGTGACCCCGGGCCTCGACGGTCTGGTCAGCGGCATGTGGCTGTTCGCCGGCCCGCTGGCCGCGATCATCGTGCGCAAGCCCGGCGCCGCGCTGTTCGCCGAAACGGTCGCCGCCTTCATCGAGCTGCTGCTGGGCAACCCGTGGGGCATCGCCGGCTCGCTGATCGTCGGCTTCATACAGGGCGCGTTCGCCGAGCTCGGCTTCACGGTGTTCGCCTACAAGAAGTGGAACTTCGTCTCCACGCTGGTCTCCGGAACGATGACCGGCATCGGCTGCTGGCTGTACGGCTGGATCACCAGCCCGGGTTGGGGCCCGCTGCAGATCGTCGTCACCCTGGTGAGCGACGCCGTCTCCGGCGCCGTGATCGCCGGCCTGCTCATGTGGTTCCTGCATCGCGCGATCGCCTCGACCGGCGTGCTCGACCGCTTCGAATCCGGACGCAGCCAGGCGCTGGTCTGATCCGGCCCGAATCCAACGATTGACCAATCGCCCATGAAGCCGGCGGACAAGGCCGCATCGGCCCGTCCGCCGGCTTCTGCTATATCTCCCTGCTTCGCGGGGAAAGACTTGGGGACGAACACAACCATGAGTAAGACTTCTGAATCCACCTCCTCCGCGGTCGCCGTAAGCGCCAGGGATTGGGGATGGCGGCATTCCACGCGCCGCGAATTCGCGCTGCGCCATGTCGACTTCGACATCCGCCCCGGCGAGCACGTGCTGCTGCTCGGCGCGTCCGGCGCCGGCAAGAGTACGCTGATGGCCGCGCTGGCCGGCGTGCTCGGCGGCGGCGACGAAGGCGAGGAGGAAGGCGCGCTGACCCTTGACGGTGTCAAGCCGAGCGCGGCCCGCGGCCGGGCCGGCCTGGTCCTGCAGGACCCCGATTCGCAGATCATCCTCGAACGCCTGGGCGACGACGCGGCCTTCGGCTGCGAGAACCTCGACGTGCCGCGGGAGGAGACTTGGGACCGGGTGCGCGATTCCCTCGGCATCGTCGGCCTCGGCGCGCTCGATCTGGCCCGCTCCACCGGCCATCTGTCCGGCGGCCAGCGCCAGCGGCTCGCGCTCGCCGGCGTGCTGTCCATGCATCCGGGGCTGCTGCTGCTGGACGAGCCGACCTCGAACCTCGACCCGGAGGGCGTGCGCGAGGTGCACGACGCCGTCCGCCATGTGCTGGAGCAGGGGCACGAGACGATGGTTGTGGTCGAGCACCATATCGACGTGTGGCTGGACCTGATCGATCGCGTCATCGTGCTCGGCAAGCCGGACGCCGATGACGATGCCGGCGGCGTGATCGCCGACGGCACGCCTGACGAGGTGTTCGCCACCATGGGCGACGTGCTGGCCGAGGGCGGCGCGTGGGTGCCCGGCCGCGCGATCCCGATGCAGTACCGCGACCCGCAGCCGGTGCGGCCCGTGCAGGACGATGCGCGGCCCGAGCCCGCCGACGCACCCGGCGCACCCGCCGCAGCGAGTGCGGCCGACGTGCCGGCCGGTCCGATCCTGTACACGCAGGATCTGGCCTTCGGCCGCGGCACGCCGCTTGGCGAGCATGTGAACCTCGGCTTCGACGGCGGCGAGATCTATGCGATGATGGGGCCGAACGGCGCCGGAAAGTCCACGATGGCGCTGACCTTGGCCGGCCTGCTGGAACCGCTGGAGGGCCACGTGCGCGTGCGCGCCGACCTCGCTCCGGCCGGCAAAGGCGACGAGCCCCGCGCGTGGAAGAGCCGTGAGCTGCTCGGCCGCGTCGGCATGGTGTTCCAGGAGCCGGAGCACCAGTTCGTCACCTCGAGCGTGCGCGACGAGGTGGCGCTTGGCCCCAAGTCCATGGGCAAGGGCCAGGACGAGGCGTATCTCATCGCCGATCGGATGCTGGACCGGCTCGGTCTTGCCCGCTTCGCCAAGGCCAACCCCTACACGCTGTCGGGCGGCGAGAAGCGGCGGCTGTCGGTCGCCTCGATGCTTGCGGCCGCCCCCAAGGTGCTCATCATGGACGAACCGACTTTCGGGCAGGACTTCGCGACGTGGACCGAGATGGTGAAGCTCATCGCCATGGCCCGAGACGAGGGCTCCGCCGTGATCATGGTCACGCATGACGAGGCCCTGGTCGAGGCGCTCGGCGCCAAGCGGATACTGTTCCACGAGCGCGGTCTGGCCGAGTCTCCGGCCGGCGCCACAGGCGGCGCCGAAGCGCCCGCGCCCGCGGCGGAACCGTCCGGAGCCTCCGACGGCGCGCGGCAGGCTTCGCCCGAACCGGCTTCAGGCCTTACCATCGCCGCGCAGGAGGCCCAGTCCGCCGCAAGCGGCGGCACGGTCGTGGTCAGCGCGCAGACGGAACGCAACGAACCGGTCAAGGCGGCGTCGCCGTCGTGGTTCGTGGCCCGCCTCAACCCGGTGAGCCGTTTCGTCATGGCGCTGCTGCTCAGCGTGCCGCTGTTCTTCAGCCTCGACGTGGTCAGCGCCACCGTGGCGCTGGGCATCGAACTCGTGCTGCTGTGGATCGGCGGCGTGGACCCGATCACCGTCTGCCGCAAGACATGGCCCGTGTGGATCGCCGCGTGCGGCGGCCTGCTGTCCGTGCTGATGTACGGCAAGACCTCCGGGGCGACGTTGTTCCAATGGGGCGTGATCCATGTGTCCGAAGGATCGGTGTACCTCGCCATCGCCACGTTCCTGCGCGTGCTGGCCATCGC encodes the following:
- a CDS encoding ATP-binding cassette domain-containing protein, coding for MSKTSESTSSAVAVSARDWGWRHSTRREFALRHVDFDIRPGEHVLLLGASGAGKSTLMAALAGVLGGGDEGEEEGALTLDGVKPSAARGRAGLVLQDPDSQIILERLGDDAAFGCENLDVPREETWDRVRDSLGIVGLGALDLARSTGHLSGGQRQRLALAGVLSMHPGLLLLDEPTSNLDPEGVREVHDAVRHVLEQGHETMVVVEHHIDVWLDLIDRVIVLGKPDADDDAGGVIADGTPDEVFATMGDVLAEGGAWVPGRAIPMQYRDPQPVRPVQDDARPEPADAPGAPAAASAADVPAGPILYTQDLAFGRGTPLGEHVNLGFDGGEIYAMMGPNGAGKSTMALTLAGLLEPLEGHVRVRADLAPAGKGDEPRAWKSRELLGRVGMVFQEPEHQFVTSSVRDEVALGPKSMGKGQDEAYLIADRMLDRLGLARFAKANPYTLSGGEKRRLSVASMLAAAPKVLIMDEPTFGQDFATWTEMVKLIAMARDEGSAVIMVTHDEALVEALGAKRILFHERGLAESPAGATGGAEAPAPAAEPSGASDGARQASPEPASGLTIAAQEAQSAASGGTVVVSAQTERNEPVKAASPSWFVARLNPVSRFVMALLLSVPLFFSLDVVSATVALGIELVLLWIGGVDPITVCRKTWPVWIAACGGLLSVLMYGKTSGATLFQWGVIHVSEGSVYLAIATFLRVLAIAIPSVVLAFGLDPTDLADGLVQVAHLSPRFVYGGLAGMRMFTLLQDDWRALGLSRRSRGLGDDNAIKRAMSQAFGLLVLSIRRATKLATAMEARGFGGSTPRSSARVSSLHRIDWVSYVIGIVVPVIALAAAIATGLWSQPMITS